In Leuconostocaceae bacterium ESL0723, the following proteins share a genomic window:
- a CDS encoding catalase produces MSDEKITTRSGQPFADNQHSLSAGERGPLLLQDYQLVEKLAHFDRERIPERVVHAKGSGAMGHFTLTNDMSAYTKADFLNGKGKVTDVFARFSSVAGEKGYPDTARDVHGFATRFYTNDGNYDIVGNNTPVFFINDPLKFPDFIHSQKREPQTGLRSDDMQWDFWSNSPESLHQVTILFSDRGFPYGYGYMHGFGSHTYKWVNAKGEQFWVKYHFKTNHGIKNLSPEDATAMMAKDTDWHRHQMFDAIENGDYPSWTLKVQIIPYEEGLNYKYDIFDVTKTVSQKDYPLIEVGQFVLDHNPDNFFRDVEQAALSPANFVPGIEPSLDKLLQGRLFSYNDTQRYRLGANYQDIPVNRPKAGVPVHTYERDGYMTTNDNGGDRVVYEPNSKGGPTEDHRADIAGDPVEGRTGNYPAYDPDYFSQPGALYNLMSEEQKEILTNGIADSLGHINDEATQERQIALFTKADPDYGKRVADKIQAIKDAEKK; encoded by the coding sequence ATGTCTGATGAAAAAATCACCACGCGTAGTGGCCAGCCATTCGCTGACAACCAGCATTCTCTTTCTGCCGGAGAACGGGGACCCCTACTTTTACAAGACTACCAATTAGTTGAAAAGTTAGCCCACTTCGACCGGGAACGAATTCCTGAGCGTGTTGTTCACGCCAAGGGTTCTGGTGCCATGGGTCACTTTACCTTGACCAACGACATGTCAGCCTACACTAAGGCCGACTTCTTGAACGGCAAGGGTAAGGTTACCGATGTCTTCGCCCGCTTCTCATCAGTTGCCGGTGAGAAGGGTTACCCTGATACGGCCCGCGATGTGCACGGTTTTGCCACTCGTTTCTACACGAATGACGGAAACTACGACATCGTTGGTAACAACACCCCCGTGTTCTTCATCAATGATCCTTTGAAGTTCCCTGACTTCATCCACTCACAAAAGCGTGAGCCCCAAACTGGTTTGCGTAGTGATGACATGCAGTGGGATTTCTGGTCTAACTCACCTGAAAGCCTCCACCAGGTAACCATTCTCTTCTCAGACCGTGGTTTCCCTTATGGCTACGGCTACATGCACGGCTTTGGTTCTCACACCTACAAATGGGTCAATGCCAAGGGTGAGCAGTTCTGGGTTAAGTATCACTTCAAGACTAACCATGGTATTAAGAACCTTTCACCTGAAGATGCCACTGCAATGATGGCCAAGGACACTGACTGGCACCGCCACCAGATGTTTGACGCCATTGAAAATGGTGACTATCCTTCATGGACTTTGAAGGTGCAGATTATCCCTTACGAAGAAGGTTTGAACTACAAGTACGACATCTTTGATGTTACGAAGACGGTTTCACAAAAGGACTACCCATTGATTGAGGTTGGTCAGTTCGTCTTGGATCACAATCCAGACAACTTCTTCCGTGACGTTGAGCAGGCCGCCCTGTCCCCTGCTAACTTTGTACCTGGTATCGAGCCTTCACTAGATAAGCTCCTGCAAGGTCGTCTCTTCTCATATAACGACACGCAGCGCTACCGTCTTGGCGCTAACTACCAGGACATCCCAGTTAACCGCCCTAAGGCCGGTGTGCCAGTTCACACTTACGAGCGTGACGGCTACATGACTACTAACGACAACGGTGGCGACCGGGTGGTTTACGAGCCTAACTCTAAGGGTGGCCCAACTGAAGATCACCGCGCTGATATCGCTGGTGACCCAGTTGAAGGTCGCACGGGTAACTACCCTGCCTACGACCCAGACTACTTCTCTCAGCCAGGTGCCCTTTACAACCTGATGAGCGAAGAACAAAAGGAAATCTTGACGAACGGTATTGCTGATTCGCTGGGACACATCAACGATGAAGCAACCCAGGAACGTCAGATTGCCCTCTTCACTAAGGCTGACCCTGACTATGGTAAGCGCGTAGCCGACAAGATTCAGGCCATCAAGGACGCTGAAAAGAAGTAA
- a CDS encoding aldose 1-epimerase family protein, with the protein MVTLENEQLKVQISEQGAELTSVWNKAAELEYIWVGDPKYWGRHAPNLFPIVGRLRGDQFTVDGETYYMNQHGFARNMTFEVVEQDDRGATFRLKDSEATHRIFPFKFVFDVRYDLDDQNCLAIKYIVHNPDEEETLFFSVGGHPAFNLPLDGGKFSDYYLSIEPEITYDRIRLVGPYSNPYAPTPFTANIPLRLRQEDYHDDAIILKLERQKTSFLLARLANQHGLKMVVDNAQYFGIWTPAGKEAPFIALEPWWGIADTVDASGNFKEKFGVNVLAAGDTFTGSYSMTFF; encoded by the coding sequence ATGGTTACATTAGAAAATGAGCAATTGAAGGTTCAAATTAGCGAGCAAGGCGCCGAACTAACCAGTGTTTGGAATAAGGCGGCTGAGCTGGAGTATATTTGGGTCGGGGACCCGAAATATTGGGGCCGTCATGCGCCCAATCTCTTTCCAATTGTCGGCCGGTTGCGCGGTGACCAGTTCACGGTTGATGGTGAAACTTATTACATGAATCAACATGGTTTTGCCCGTAACATGACCTTTGAGGTTGTCGAACAAGACGACCGGGGGGCAACTTTCCGCTTAAAGGACAGCGAAGCTACTCATCGAATCTTTCCCTTTAAGTTTGTCTTTGATGTTCGTTACGACCTCGATGATCAAAACTGCTTAGCTATTAAATACATTGTCCACAATCCGGATGAAGAAGAGACCCTCTTCTTTAGTGTTGGTGGCCATCCGGCCTTTAACCTTCCTTTGGATGGCGGTAAGTTCTCCGACTACTATTTGTCGATTGAGCCCGAAATTACCTATGACCGGATTCGGTTAGTAGGGCCATATTCTAATCCCTATGCACCGACGCCTTTTACCGCTAACATTCCCTTGCGCTTGCGCCAGGAAGACTACCATGATGACGCCATCATTTTAAAGCTAGAGCGGCAAAAGACTTCCTTCCTTTTGGCCCGCCTGGCTAACCAGCATGGTTTGAAGATGGTGGTCGATAACGCCCAGTACTTTGGTATCTGGACTCCAGCCGGTAAGGAGGCGCCCTTCATCGCCCTAGAACCATGGTGGGGGATTGCCGATACGGTTGATGCCAGTGGTAACTTCAAGGAGAAGTTTGGCGTCAATGTCTTGGCCGCCGGTGACACCTTTACCGGTAGTTACAGCATGACTTTCTTTTAA